One window from the genome of Streptomyces sp. NBC_01476 encodes:
- the mtrA gene encoding MtrAB system response regulator MtrA, producing the protein MMVGMKGRVLVVDDDTALSEMLGIVLRGEGFEPSFCADGDKALAAFRETKPDLVLLDLMLPGRDGIDVCRQIRAESGVPIVMLTAKSDTVDVVVGLESGADDYVIKPFKPKELVARVRARLRRAEEPTPEQLAIGDLVIDVAGHSVKREGQPIALTPLEFDLLVALARKPWQVFTREVLLEQVWGYRHAADTRLVNVHVQRLRSKVEQDPERPEIVVTVRGVGYKAGPG; encoded by the coding sequence ATGATGGTCGGTATGAAGGGACGTGTCCTGGTCGTCGACGACGACACTGCGCTGTCAGAGATGCTTGGCATCGTGCTGCGCGGAGAGGGTTTTGAGCCGTCGTTCTGCGCGGACGGCGACAAGGCGTTGGCTGCTTTCCGGGAGACCAAGCCCGATCTGGTGCTCCTCGACCTGATGCTGCCGGGACGGGACGGCATTGACGTGTGCCGGCAGATCCGGGCGGAGTCCGGTGTGCCGATTGTGATGCTCACGGCGAAGAGCGACACGGTGGATGTGGTGGTCGGCCTCGAATCGGGGGCGGACGACTACGTCATCAAGCCGTTCAAGCCGAAGGAGCTGGTGGCCCGGGTCCGGGCCCGGCTGCGGCGGGCGGAGGAGCCGACCCCTGAGCAGCTGGCGATCGGTGATCTCGTGATCGACGTCGCCGGTCACTCGGTGAAGCGCGAAGGGCAGCCGATCGCACTGACCCCGCTGGAGTTCGATCTGCTGGTGGCGCTTGCCCGTAAGCCGTGGCAGGTGTTCACCCGGGAGGTGCTGCTGGAGCAGGTCTGGGGTTATCGGCACGCCGCTGACACCAGGCTGGTGAATGTGCATGTGCAGCGGCTGCGGTCGAAGGTGGAGCAGGACCCCGAGCGTCCGGAGATCGTCGTGACGGTCCGCGGGGTCGGGTACAAGGCAGGACCGGGCTGA
- the mtnA gene encoding S-methyl-5-thioribose-1-phosphate isomerase: MGDHITRPDNGFTPALRWEEPPEGPVLVLLDQTRLPQEEVELVCTDVQALVAAIRSLAVRGAPLLGLAGAYGIALAAARGYDVEEAADLLARARPTAVNLEYGVRRAVEAYRKAPAEQGAAAALAAARALHAEDAAASRAMVEHGERLLAELAPGGGYRLLTHCNTGALVSGGEGTALGVVQAVHRSGELRRLWVDETRPLLQGARLTAYEAARAGMPYTLLADSAAGSLFTAGEVDAVLVGADRIAADGSTANKVGTYPLAVLARYHHVPFIVVAPTTTVDLGTPDGASIEVEQRAGSEVTDFAPSPLGTQAYNPAFDVTPPELITAIVTENGVVSPVTAERLAAVCR; this comes from the coding sequence ATGGGCGATCACATCACGCGACCTGACAACGGCTTCACCCCCGCGCTGCGATGGGAGGAACCGCCGGAAGGCCCGGTACTCGTGCTGCTCGATCAGACCCGGCTTCCCCAGGAGGAAGTCGAGTTGGTCTGCACGGACGTACAGGCGCTGGTGGCGGCGATCCGTTCGCTCGCGGTGCGCGGGGCTCCGCTGCTCGGACTGGCCGGCGCGTACGGCATCGCGCTGGCAGCCGCGCGCGGATATGACGTGGAAGAGGCGGCGGATCTGCTGGCGCGGGCGCGGCCCACAGCGGTGAATCTGGAGTACGGGGTGCGGCGCGCGGTGGAGGCGTACCGGAAGGCGCCGGCGGAACAGGGGGCCGCCGCGGCGCTCGCGGCGGCACGCGCGCTGCATGCCGAGGACGCTGCGGCGAGCCGGGCGATGGTGGAGCACGGTGAGCGACTGCTGGCCGAGCTGGCGCCCGGCGGCGGTTACCGGCTGCTGACGCACTGCAATACCGGCGCTCTTGTGTCGGGTGGTGAGGGAACCGCGCTCGGCGTGGTCCAGGCGGTCCACCGGTCCGGTGAGCTGCGGCGGCTGTGGGTGGACGAGACCCGGCCGCTGCTGCAGGGTGCGCGGCTGACAGCGTACGAGGCGGCGCGGGCCGGGATGCCGTACACGCTGCTCGCGGACAGCGCGGCGGGGTCGCTCTTCACGGCGGGCGAGGTGGACGCGGTGCTCGTGGGGGCGGACCGGATCGCCGCGGACGGGTCGACGGCGAACAAGGTGGGCACTTATCCGCTCGCGGTGCTGGCCCGCTACCACCATGTGCCGTTCATCGTTGTGGCGCCGACCACTACGGTGGACCTGGGAACGCCGGACGGTGCCTCGATCGAAGTCGAGCAGCGGGCGGGCAGCGAGGTCACTGATTTCGCTCCGTCACCGCTGGGCACGCAGGCGTACAACCCGGCCTTCGACGTGACCCCGCCGGAGCTGATCACGGCCATCGTGACGGAGAACGGTGTGGTCTCGCCGGTCACGGCGGAGCGCCTGGCGGCGGTCTGCCGCTGA
- the ahcY gene encoding adenosylhomocysteinase, whose translation MSTTTADFKVADLSLAAFGRKEITLAEHEMPGLMSLREEYGASQPLAGARITGSLHMTVQTAVLIETLAALGADVRWASCNIFSTQDHAAAAIAVGPNGTPEDPQGIPVFAWKGETLEEYWWCTEQALTWPNTPTGGPNMILDDGGDATLLLHKGVEFEKAGSVPASSPDDAEEYGYVLALLRRTLGENPQKWTQLASEIRGVTEETTTGVHRLYEMQQDGSLLFPAINVNDAVTKSKFDNKYGCRHSLVDGINRATDVLIGGKVAVICGYGDVGKGCAESLRGQGARVIITEIDPICALQAAMDGFQVATLDDVVETADIFVTTTGNRDIIMASDMARMKHQAIVGNIGHFDNEIDMAGLAKIPGIVKDEVKPQVHTWTFPDGKTLIVLSEGRLLNLGNATGHPSFVMSNSFTDQTLAQIELFTKPEEYPIGVYVLPKHLDEKVARLHLDALGVKLTTLRPEQAAYIGVKVEGPYKSDHYRY comes from the coding sequence ATGTCCACCACTACCGCCGACTTCAAAGTCGCGGACCTCTCCCTGGCCGCTTTCGGCCGCAAGGAGATCACCCTCGCCGAGCACGAGATGCCCGGCCTGATGTCCCTCCGTGAGGAGTACGGCGCCAGCCAGCCGCTGGCCGGCGCCCGGATCACCGGCTCGCTGCACATGACCGTGCAGACCGCCGTGCTGATCGAGACCCTCGCTGCTCTCGGAGCCGACGTCCGCTGGGCCTCCTGCAACATCTTCTCCACCCAGGACCACGCCGCGGCGGCCATCGCCGTCGGCCCGAACGGCACCCCCGAGGACCCTCAGGGCATCCCGGTCTTCGCCTGGAAGGGCGAAACCCTCGAAGAGTACTGGTGGTGTACGGAACAGGCTCTGACCTGGCCGAACACCCCCACCGGCGGCCCGAACATGATCCTGGACGACGGCGGCGACGCCACCCTCCTGCTGCACAAGGGCGTCGAGTTCGAGAAGGCCGGATCCGTGCCTGCCTCGTCCCCCGACGACGCCGAGGAGTACGGCTACGTCCTCGCCCTGCTGCGCCGCACCCTCGGCGAGAACCCGCAGAAGTGGACACAGCTCGCCTCCGAGATCCGCGGTGTCACCGAGGAGACCACCACCGGTGTCCACCGCCTCTACGAGATGCAGCAGGACGGCAGCCTGCTCTTCCCGGCGATCAACGTGAACGACGCGGTCACCAAGTCGAAGTTCGACAACAAGTACGGCTGCCGGCACTCCCTCGTCGACGGCATCAACCGTGCCACCGACGTCCTCATCGGCGGCAAGGTCGCGGTCATCTGCGGCTACGGCGACGTCGGCAAGGGCTGCGCCGAGTCCCTCCGCGGCCAGGGCGCCCGGGTCATCATCACCGAGATCGACCCGATCTGCGCGCTGCAGGCCGCCATGGACGGCTTCCAGGTCGCCACCCTGGACGACGTGGTGGAGACGGCTGACATCTTTGTCACCACCACCGGCAACCGCGACATCATCATGGCCTCCGACATGGCCCGGATGAAGCACCAGGCGATCGTCGGCAACATCGGCCACTTCGACAACGAGATCGACATGGCCGGCCTCGCCAAGATCCCGGGCATCGTCAAGGACGAGGTCAAGCCGCAGGTCCACACCTGGACCTTCCCCGACGGCAAGACCCTCATCGTGCTCTCCGAGGGCCGCCTGCTGAACCTCGGCAACGCGACCGGTCACCCCTCCTTCGTGATGTCCAACTCCTTCACGGACCAGACGCTGGCCCAGATCGAGCTGTTCACCAAGCCCGAGGAGTACCCGATCGGCGTCTACGTGCTCCCCAAGCACCTGGACGAGAAGGTCGCCCGCCTCCACCTGGACGCGCTGGGCGTCAAGCTCACCACGCTGCGCCCGGAGCAGGCCGCGTACATCGGTGTGAAGGTGGAAGGCCCGTACAAGTCGGACCACTACCGCTACTGA
- a CDS encoding cation diffusion facilitator family transporter, producing the protein MSASGGTRAIIAALSANLAIAAAKFVAFAFSGSSSMLAEGVHSLADSGNQALLLIGGKKAKRAANEEHPFGYGRERYVYAFLVSIVLFSVGGMFALYEGYEKVRHPHAVEHWYWPVGVLIFAIIAEGSSFRTAVKESNHTRGTLSWISFIRRAKAPELPIVLLEDFGALIGLVLALAGVGIALATDDGIWDGIGTLCIGALLIVIALVLAAETKSLLIGEGANPESAARIRSAIVDGDTVTAVIHMRTLHLGPEELLVAAKIAVQHDDTAGQVAQAIDAAEERIRAAEPFARVIYLEPDIYNEAAASAGPDPAQTPGGR; encoded by the coding sequence ATGAGCGCGTCAGGCGGAACCAGGGCGATCATCGCGGCGTTGAGCGCGAACCTCGCCATCGCCGCGGCCAAATTCGTGGCATTCGCGTTCAGCGGCTCCTCGTCGATGCTCGCCGAGGGCGTCCACTCCCTCGCGGACTCCGGCAACCAGGCCCTGCTGCTGATCGGCGGCAAGAAGGCCAAGCGCGCCGCCAACGAGGAACACCCCTTCGGCTACGGCAGGGAACGGTACGTCTACGCCTTCCTCGTCTCGATCGTCCTCTTCTCCGTCGGCGGCATGTTCGCGCTCTACGAGGGCTACGAGAAGGTCCGCCACCCGCACGCGGTCGAGCACTGGTACTGGCCGGTTGGTGTGCTCATCTTCGCGATCATCGCCGAGGGCTCCTCCTTCCGCACGGCCGTCAAGGAGTCCAACCACACCCGCGGCACCCTGTCCTGGATCAGCTTCATCCGCCGGGCCAAGGCCCCCGAACTCCCGATCGTGCTGCTGGAGGACTTCGGCGCCCTCATCGGCCTGGTGCTCGCACTGGCCGGCGTCGGTATCGCGCTGGCCACCGACGACGGCATCTGGGACGGCATCGGCACCCTCTGCATCGGCGCTCTCCTCATCGTCATCGCCCTCGTACTGGCCGCCGAGACCAAGTCGCTGCTGATCGGCGAGGGCGCCAACCCCGAATCCGCCGCCCGGATCCGCTCGGCCATCGTCGACGGGGACACCGTCACCGCCGTCATCCACATGCGGACCCTCCACCTCGGCCCCGAGGAACTGCTGGTCGCCGCCAAGATCGCCGTCCAGCACGATGACACCGCCGGCCAGGTCGCCCAGGCCATCGACGCGGCCGAGGAACGCATCCGGGCGGCGGAACCCTTCGCCCGCGTCATCTACCTCGAACCCGACATCTACAACGAGGCCGCGGCCTCGGCGGGCCCCGATCCCGCGCAGACACCCGGCGGCCGCTGA
- the manA gene encoding mannose-6-phosphate isomerase, class I, with protein MNRLLNTIRPYAWGSTTAIPELLGTEPTGEPQAELWMGAHPGAPSRVDRGDGPVPLDAVIDADPAAELGEATVKRFGPRLPFLLKVLAAGAPLSLQVHPDLAQAKAGFADEEARGIPIDAPYRNYKDANHKPEMLVALSPFDGLCGFRRPTEAADLIEALGVGTLAPYVDILRARPEDQALREVLAAVLGADRDEMAATVHTATEAATRLAAIPGTPHAADYAAYAKIAHSYPGDAGVIAAMLLNYVRLQPGEALFLGAGVPHAYLEGLGVEIMANSDNVLRCGLTPKHVDVPELLRIVRFEAGDPGVLRPEAAPDGEELYAAPIDEFRLSRYVLAPGADAHPLDQGTPQILLCTSGEALLRTATATLTLTRGESAFIPAGERTELSGEATVFRATVAA; from the coding sequence ATGAACCGCCTTCTCAACACCATCCGCCCGTACGCCTGGGGCTCCACCACCGCCATCCCGGAACTGCTCGGCACCGAGCCCACCGGCGAGCCCCAGGCCGAACTGTGGATGGGCGCCCACCCCGGCGCACCCTCCCGCGTCGACCGCGGCGACGGGCCCGTCCCGCTCGACGCGGTCATCGACGCCGACCCCGCCGCCGAACTCGGCGAGGCCACCGTGAAGCGGTTCGGCCCCCGGCTGCCCTTCCTCCTCAAGGTGCTCGCAGCCGGCGCCCCCCTGTCCCTCCAGGTCCACCCCGACCTCGCCCAGGCCAAGGCCGGCTTCGCCGACGAGGAAGCCCGCGGCATCCCGATCGACGCCCCGTACCGCAACTACAAGGACGCCAACCACAAGCCCGAAATGCTGGTGGCGCTCTCCCCGTTCGACGGCCTGTGCGGCTTCCGGCGCCCCACCGAAGCCGCCGACCTGATCGAGGCCCTCGGCGTCGGCACCCTCGCCCCCTACGTCGACATCCTGCGCGCCCGACCCGAGGACCAGGCCCTGCGCGAAGTCCTCGCCGCGGTGCTCGGCGCCGACCGCGACGAGATGGCCGCCACCGTGCACACCGCCACCGAAGCGGCCACCCGCCTCGCCGCGATCCCGGGCACCCCGCACGCCGCCGACTACGCCGCCTACGCCAAGATCGCCCACAGTTACCCCGGCGACGCGGGCGTCATCGCGGCGATGCTCCTCAACTACGTCCGCCTCCAGCCCGGCGAAGCCCTCTTCCTCGGCGCAGGCGTCCCGCACGCCTACCTCGAAGGTCTCGGCGTCGAGATCATGGCCAACTCCGACAACGTCCTGCGCTGCGGCCTCACCCCCAAGCACGTCGACGTACCCGAACTCCTGCGCATCGTCCGCTTCGAGGCCGGCGACCCCGGGGTCCTGCGCCCCGAAGCCGCCCCCGACGGCGAAGAGCTCTACGCCGCCCCCATCGACGAATTCCGCCTCTCCCGCTATGTCCTCGCACCCGGCGCCGACGCCCACCCGCTCGACCAGGGCACCCCGCAGATCCTCCTCTGCACCAGCGGCGAGGCACTGCTGCGCACCGCCACCGCCACCCTCACCCTCACCCGCGGCGAATCCGCCTTCATCCCGGCCGGCGAACGCACCGAACTGAGCGGCGAAGCCACCGTCTTCCGTGCCACCGTGGCGGCCTGA
- a CDS encoding SIS domain-containing protein, with amino-acid sequence MFDESLLEDPDALERADVHGLLRGTAAAGARVRTALRLAEEAGVTELRPDGQPRAVLVAGTGPETAAVADLLSALSTGSCPVQLLHPTGPTPQQSRWTLPGWAGSLDLLLLLSTEGTEQGLTDLVEQAYRRGCTAAAVTPPKAPLAEAVAQVRGLALPFASLDGNGGNSGTPDGASPDPGAFWALVTPLLALTDRIGVLNAPPSALHTVADTLDAVATRCGSAVATYTNPAKTLAAELDGSLPLLWGQGRIAAAGARRFAAVLAGRARRPALSAELPAALTVHGPLLSGARVTAGDSDDFFRDRVDEPDTLRLRIVLLQEAPDQPGSAAPAVREQAYANDTPLSEISATAETPLDTAAELLALTDFAAVYLAVASTERP; translated from the coding sequence TTGTTCGACGAGTCGCTGCTAGAGGACCCCGACGCACTCGAACGCGCCGACGTCCACGGGCTGCTGCGCGGAACGGCCGCCGCCGGCGCCCGGGTACGCACCGCCCTGCGGCTCGCCGAGGAGGCCGGCGTCACCGAGCTGCGCCCCGACGGCCAGCCGCGCGCGGTCCTCGTGGCCGGCACCGGCCCGGAAACCGCCGCGGTCGCCGACCTGCTCTCCGCGCTCAGCACCGGCAGCTGCCCGGTCCAACTGCTCCACCCCACCGGGCCCACCCCGCAGCAGTCCCGCTGGACGCTGCCCGGCTGGGCCGGCTCCCTCGACCTGCTGCTCCTGCTCAGCACCGAGGGCACCGAACAGGGTCTGACGGACCTGGTCGAGCAGGCCTACCGGCGCGGCTGCACCGCCGCCGCGGTCACCCCGCCCAAGGCCCCGCTGGCCGAAGCCGTCGCGCAGGTCCGCGGCTTGGCGCTGCCCTTCGCAAGCCTCGACGGCAACGGCGGCAACTCCGGCACCCCGGACGGCGCGAGCCCCGACCCCGGCGCCTTCTGGGCACTGGTCACCCCGCTGCTCGCACTCACCGACCGCATCGGTGTGCTCAACGCACCCCCGTCCGCGCTGCACACCGTCGCCGACACCCTCGACGCCGTCGCCACCCGCTGCGGATCCGCCGTCGCCACCTACACCAACCCCGCCAAGACCCTCGCCGCGGAACTCGACGGCTCGCTGCCCCTGCTGTGGGGACAGGGCCGCATCGCCGCAGCCGGCGCCCGCCGCTTCGCCGCCGTACTGGCCGGCCGCGCCCGCAGGCCCGCGCTCAGCGCCGAACTGCCCGCCGCACTCACCGTCCACGGCCCCCTGCTGTCCGGGGCCCGGGTGACCGCCGGCGACAGCGACGACTTCTTCCGCGACCGCGTGGACGAACCCGACACTCTCCGGCTGCGCATCGTGCTCCTCCAGGAAGCCCCCGACCAGCCGGGCTCCGCCGCCCCCGCCGTGCGCGAACAGGCATACGCCAACGACACCCCGCTCAGCGAGATCTCCGCCACCGCCGAGACCCCGCTCGACACGGCCGCCGAACTCCTCGCCCTGACGGATTTCGCCGCCGTTTACCTGGCCGTCGCATCGACCGAGAGACCATGA
- a CDS encoding Trm112 family protein, whose amino-acid sequence MPLVEPSLLEILACPACHAPLREDAAANELVCTSATCGLAYPVRDEIPVLLVDEARRPS is encoded by the coding sequence ATGCCGCTCGTCGAACCCAGCCTGCTGGAGATTCTCGCCTGCCCGGCCTGCCACGCACCGCTGCGCGAGGACGCCGCCGCCAACGAACTCGTGTGCACCTCCGCCACCTGCGGCCTGGCCTACCCGGTACGCGACGAGATCCCGGTCCTGCTGGTGGACGAGGCCCGCCGCCCGTCCTGA
- a CDS encoding phosphomannomutase/phosphoglucomutase — protein sequence MTDLSPIVKAYDVRGVVPDQWDEPLAEIFGAAFATVTEAGAIVVGHDMRPSSPALSRAFARGAASRGADVTEIGLCSTDELYFASGRLGLPGAMFTASHNPARYNGIKMCRAGAAPIGQDTGLADIRSLAEKWSETGVPAATAAPGTIGARDVLGDYADYLRSLVDLSAIRPLKVVVDAGNGMGGHTVPTVLAGLPVDLVPMYFELDGTFPNHEANPLDPKNLVDLQAKVRETGADLGLAFDGDADRCFAVDERGEPVSPSAVTALVAARELAKHPGAAIIHNLITSWSVPEVIAEHGGVAVRTRVGHSFIKQEMAASGAVFGGEHSAHYYFRDFWNADTGMLAALHLLAALGAQDGPVSALVAEYDRYAASGEINSTVADQAGRTAAVRAAFDGRPGVTFDELDGLTVTATDWWFNLRASNTEPLLRLNVEARDAATVVRLRDQVLAIVRA from the coding sequence GTGACCGATTTGTCGCCGATCGTCAAGGCGTACGACGTGCGAGGCGTCGTCCCCGACCAGTGGGACGAGCCGCTCGCCGAGATCTTCGGCGCCGCCTTCGCCACGGTCACCGAGGCCGGTGCCATCGTCGTCGGCCACGACATGCGGCCCTCCTCTCCCGCGCTCTCGCGGGCCTTCGCCCGCGGTGCCGCCTCCCGTGGCGCGGACGTCACCGAGATCGGCCTCTGCTCGACCGACGAGCTCTACTTCGCCAGCGGCCGGCTCGGCCTGCCCGGTGCGATGTTCACCGCCAGCCACAACCCGGCCCGCTACAACGGCATCAAGATGTGCCGGGCGGGCGCCGCCCCCATCGGCCAGGACACCGGACTGGCCGACATCCGGTCGCTCGCCGAGAAGTGGTCCGAGACCGGCGTACCTGCCGCGACCGCCGCCCCCGGCACCATCGGCGCGCGGGACGTCCTCGGCGACTACGCCGACTACCTGCGCTCCCTCGTCGACCTGTCCGCCATCCGCCCGCTGAAGGTCGTGGTGGACGCGGGCAACGGCATGGGCGGCCACACCGTCCCCACCGTCCTGGCCGGCCTGCCCGTCGATCTCGTCCCGATGTACTTCGAACTGGACGGCACCTTCCCCAACCACGAGGCCAACCCGCTCGACCCCAAGAACCTCGTGGACCTCCAGGCGAAGGTCCGCGAGACCGGCGCCGACCTCGGACTCGCCTTCGACGGCGACGCCGACCGGTGTTTCGCGGTGGACGAGCGCGGCGAACCCGTCTCCCCGTCGGCCGTCACCGCCCTGGTCGCCGCCCGGGAACTGGCCAAGCACCCCGGCGCCGCCATCATCCACAACCTGATCACGTCCTGGTCGGTGCCCGAGGTGATCGCCGAGCACGGCGGTGTCGCGGTACGCACCCGGGTCGGGCACTCCTTCATCAAGCAGGAGATGGCCGCCTCCGGCGCCGTCTTCGGCGGCGAGCACTCCGCGCACTACTACTTCCGCGACTTCTGGAACGCCGACACCGGCATGCTCGCCGCCCTCCACCTGCTGGCCGCCCTCGGTGCCCAGGACGGCCCGGTGTCCGCACTGGTCGCCGAGTACGACCGGTACGCCGCCTCCGGTGAGATCAACAGCACCGTCGCCGACCAGGCCGGCCGCACGGCCGCGGTCCGTGCCGCCTTCGACGGCCGGCCCGGCGTCACCTTCGACGAGCTCGACGGCCTCACCGTCACCGCCACCGACTGGTGGTTCAACCTGCGCGCCTCCAACACCGAGCCGCTGCTCCGGCTGAACGTCGAGGCCCGCGACGCGGCGACGGTCGTCCGCCTGCGTGACCAGGTGCTGGCGATCGTCCGGGCCTAG
- a CDS encoding DUF3499 domain-containing protein has translation MAGNRGSTGYPATRQSESAESRRGPFKSAVPSNLVSPVRRCSRTACGRPAVATLTYVYADSTAVLGPLATYAEPHCYDLCSEHSERLTAPRGWEVVRLATDNGPVGPSGDDLEALANAVREAARPPGRGAGAREIDPLEVARRGHLRVLRSPES, from the coding sequence CTGGCCGGAAATCGCGGTTCCACGGGGTACCCGGCGACACGACAGAGTGAGTCCGCGGAGAGTCGTCGCGGCCCGTTCAAGAGTGCGGTACCGTCCAACCTCGTGAGCCCTGTACGTCGCTGTTCGCGCACCGCCTGCGGCCGTCCCGCCGTCGCGACGCTGACGTACGTCTACGCGGACTCCACGGCCGTTCTCGGCCCCCTCGCCACCTATGCCGAGCCCCACTGCTACGACCTTTGCTCCGAGCACTCCGAGCGGCTCACCGCCCCTCGCGGCTGGGAGGTCGTACGGCTGGCCACGGACAACGGCCCGGTGGGGCCCAGCGGCGACGACCTCGAAGCCCTCGCCAACGCCGTGCGGGAGGCCGCCAGGCCGCCGGGGCGGGGCGCCGGAGCGCGCGAGATCGACCCGCTGGAGGTGGCTCGGCGCGGGCACCTGCGGGTCCTGCGGTCCCCGGAGTCGTAA
- a CDS encoding metallopeptidase family protein translates to MDSSASTPPIPPAPRPRHRDRHGRGMRGPIAPPQVPLALSRADAFDDLVRDAADRLERRWPQLADVEFAVQEVPWPQDGLATEGDPVPLGRLISAAKDRPSRIVVYRRPVEIRAKSRDERALLVHEIVVEQVAELLGLSPENVDPKYGED, encoded by the coding sequence ATGGACAGCTCGGCTTCCACCCCTCCGATCCCTCCAGCGCCACGACCGCGTCACCGCGACCGCCACGGGCGCGGGATGCGCGGACCCATCGCGCCCCCGCAGGTGCCCTTGGCGCTCAGCCGGGCCGACGCCTTCGACGACCTGGTACGGGACGCCGCCGACCGTCTTGAGCGGCGCTGGCCGCAGCTGGCCGATGTGGAATTCGCCGTCCAGGAAGTGCCGTGGCCGCAGGACGGGCTGGCCACCGAGGGCGATCCGGTGCCCCTGGGACGCCTGATCAGCGCCGCCAAGGACCGGCCGAGCCGGATCGTGGTCTACCGCCGGCCGGTGGAGATCCGCGCCAAGAGCCGCGACGAGCGGGCGCTGCTGGTGCACGAGATCGTGGTGGAGCAGGTGGCGGAGCTGCTGGGGCTCTCACCGGAGAACGTGGACCCCAAGTACGGCGAGGACTGA
- a CDS encoding DUF5719 family protein translates to MNRNALSLAGAVVVLAVLTGAATMNSGDSSDAAPAASAARLPVQRSSLLCPEPSSSEFATTQYTSFTPKGTGQADGSAKLMPITPKAKPLLPQTQAGKPATTSTEKSDAPALIGTADGALAPGWTVQQTTVVDSGDGRGLLGASCAVPDTEFWFPGASTEANRQDYVELVNPDPTPAVVDIDLYGKDGLLKASSGDGITVAGGTSKPVLLSTVVPQKTADLTAHVVARSGRVGALLQVTDTKAGADWMAPAAEPATSLVLPGIPADATDVRLEVYASGSDDADLTLKLATSTGTITPAGHETLHVKSGMTASADLGDVTKGDPASLIIGSSAAHTPVPVVAGLRVTRGKGDKQEIAFLPAVSRIDTRASAADNRAKGSTLSLTAIGQDTTVRVTSSAGSGGGTPASKVVTVKAGTTSAVTPPQPAGLKGTYAVTVERVSGGQLYASRTLALPLDGVQMFTIQPMPDDHSTVSVPQAVPDLGVLDH, encoded by the coding sequence GTGAACCGCAACGCACTCTCCCTGGCCGGCGCCGTCGTGGTGCTCGCCGTCCTGACCGGCGCGGCCACCATGAACAGCGGCGACTCCTCGGACGCCGCGCCCGCGGCCTCCGCCGCCCGGCTGCCGGTGCAGCGCAGCAGCCTGCTGTGCCCGGAACCGTCCTCCTCGGAGTTCGCGACCACCCAGTACACCTCGTTCACGCCCAAGGGCACGGGGCAGGCCGACGGCAGCGCCAAGCTCATGCCGATCACCCCCAAGGCGAAGCCGCTGCTGCCGCAGACGCAGGCGGGCAAGCCCGCCACCACCTCCACCGAGAAGTCGGACGCGCCCGCGCTGATCGGCACCGCCGACGGCGCGCTGGCACCCGGCTGGACCGTCCAGCAGACCACGGTCGTGGACAGCGGTGACGGCCGCGGCCTGCTCGGTGCCTCCTGCGCGGTGCCCGACACCGAGTTCTGGTTCCCCGGCGCGAGCACCGAGGCCAACCGTCAGGACTACGTGGAACTGGTCAACCCCGACCCGACGCCTGCCGTCGTGGACATCGACCTCTACGGCAAGGACGGCCTGCTCAAGGCGTCATCCGGCGACGGCATCACGGTCGCGGGCGGAACCTCCAAGCCGGTGCTGCTCTCCACCGTGGTGCCCCAGAAGACGGCCGACCTCACCGCGCACGTGGTCGCGCGCAGCGGCCGGGTCGGCGCGCTGCTGCAGGTCACCGACACCAAGGCGGGCGCGGACTGGATGGCGCCGGCCGCAGAACCCGCCACCAGCCTCGTCCTGCCCGGGATCCCCGCGGACGCGACCGATGTGCGGCTGGAGGTCTACGCGAGCGGCTCCGACGACGCCGACCTCACCTTGAAGCTGGCCACCTCGACCGGCACGATCACCCCGGCCGGACACGAGACCCTCCACGTGAAGAGCGGCATGACGGCCTCGGCTGACCTCGGGGACGTCACCAAGGGCGACCCCGCCTCACTGATCATCGGGTCGAGTGCCGCGCACACACCGGTGCCGGTCGTCGCCGGACTGCGCGTCACCCGCGGCAAGGGCGACAAGCAGGAGATCGCCTTCCTTCCCGCGGTCTCGCGGATCGACACCCGGGCCAGTGCCGCGGACAACCGCGCCAAGGGGTCGACGCTCTCGCTCACCGCGATCGGCCAGGACACCACCGTGCGGGTCACCTCTTCGGCCGGCTCGGGCGGCGGTACTCCGGCGAGCAAGGTGGTCACTGTCAAGGCGGGCACCACCTCGGCCGTCACACCGCCGCAGCCGGCCGGCCTCAAGGGCACCTACGCGGTCACCGTCGAGCGGGTCTCCGGCGGTCAGCTCTACGCCTCGCGCACTCTTGCGCTGCCGCTGGACGGGGTGCAGATGTTCACCATCCAGCCGATGCCGGACGACCACAGCACGGTGTCGGTGCCGCAGGCGGTCCCTGACCTGGGGGTTCTCGACCACTGA